Genomic segment of Chloroflexota bacterium:
AAGTTGGGGCCTGTTACTCGTCATCCTCCCCGCCAATAATCCTCGCCCGCCGCCCAATCGGATCGTCGTTTTTCTCGATCAACACCTCGCGCGTCTTGCCGCCGGTTTGCTCGCGGCCCACAATACCCATCTCCTTCAGTTCGTCCATCAGCCGGGCCGCGCGCGGGTAGCCGATCCGCATCTTGCGCTGGAGCAGGCTGGCCGAGGCCGTGCCGTATTGTTTGACGATGGCGATGGCTTGCTCGATCTGCGAATCTTTGTCTTCGACAACGGCCTCACGAGCCAGCATATCGTCCCAGGGCGCGTTTCCAACAGCCAGCGGCTTCGCCGTCTCTCTTCCCTCTTCTCTCTTCTCTTCCTCCGCCGGCTCGTCCTCTTCAATCTCCTGCTCTTTCCAAAACGTCACCACCTTCTCCACTTCGCGGTCACTTACGAAACAGCCTTGCAAGCGGGTAGGCCCGGCGGCTTCGGGCGAGAGGAACAGCATGTCGCCTTTGCCCAATAACGACTCCGCGCCGGGTGTGTCCAGAATCACCCGGCTATCCACGCCAGAGGCCACCGCAAACGAAATGCGGGCCGGGAAGTTGGCCTTGATCAGGCCGGTGACGATGTCGGTGCTGGGGCGTTGCGTGGCGACCACTAAATGCATTCCCGTCGCTCGCGCCATTTGCGCCAGCCGCACCAGAGTCTTTTCAGTCTCATCGGGAGCCAACAACATCAGGTCGGCCAGTTCGTCAATCAAAATCACAATGCGTGGCAGGCGTTCGCCGCTGCGTTTTGTTTTCTGGTTGTAGGCGGCCAGGTCGCGAGCCTGGGCGCTCTCCAGCAATTTGTAGCGGCGATCCATCTCACGGGTGGCCCAGCGAAGCGTGCCCACAATCCGATCCAGTTCCACTTCCACTTTGCCGTAAAGGTGCGGCAGGCCGTTGAAGCGCACCAACTCCACCATCTTCGGATCGATCATCACCAGCCGCAAATCTTCGGGCGTGTTGTTGACGATGAGGCCGGTGATGATGGACGTGATGCACACCGACTTGCCGGAGCCGGTGGTGCCGGCGATGAGCAGGTGGGGCATCTTCGCCAGGTCGGCGGCCAGGGCCGAGCCGGACACGTCGCGCCCCAGAGCAATTGCCAGCGGCGAATTAATACGGGCAAAGTCTTCCGACTGCATCACGCCGCGCAAACCCACATTCGTCGTCTT
This window contains:
- a CDS encoding DNA translocase FtsK, yielding MAKKTSSKQFQREVPPEQLPLPTLSRWQKILLALTRLAQGIARHGADIVAVLLLALAFIAFLGLFNLTNGWAVVWLSDALTSWLGWGAVAAPLSAAGIAVALLADNFGRSVVINWWRIIVGEVAFACGLALLQLQLGTTLAAASLGNGGGIVGWSLGLVFADVLDGAARPALGLLFLLCAAFAAGLTPSRILQWLIRLQARLNGEDFDDQPRTVVTVTAPKANTLVLDRPREKIKYTKRFTVEQPKDAKPAKTKKRDARLPGLEMLEDGGPGKISEADINRNAAIIEKTLADFGVPAKVIDFKTGPSVTQFAVEPGYHERGEERKYKVRVAQISSLANDLSLALSASPIRIEAPVPGHSYVGIEVPNRKTTNVGLRGVMQSEDFARINSPLAIALGRDVSGSALAADLAKMPHLLIAGTTGSGKSVCITSIITGLIVNNTPEDLRLVMIDPKMVELVRFNGLPHLYGKVEVELDRIVGTLRWATREMDRRYKLLESAQARDLAAYNQKTKRSGERLPRIVILIDELADLMLLAPDETEKTLVRLAQMARATGMHLVVATQRPSTDIVTGLIKANFPARISFAVASGVDSRVILDTPGAESLLGKGDMLFLSPEAAGPTRLQGCFVSDREVEKVVTFWKEQEIEEDEPAEEEKREEGRETAKPLAVGNAPWDDMLAREAVVEDKDSQIEQAIAIVKQYGTASASLLQRKMRIGYPRAARLMDELKEMGIVGREQTGGKTREVLIEKNDDPIGRRARIIGGEDDE